TTTtgccccattcccagtgttTGTAACAAAGCTTATAAAACTGTCTTCTTCACTTACCTCACTAGCCACTTGCATCCCTTTGATGCTGCCTGCTTAGCTTTCTGCAGGCTTGAGGCTTAATATAGACTTAAAACTACAAGGGCATCAATACCAGGTGTCCAAAACCAGACACAACCTCAGTTTTATCTTTTGAGCACTGAGACCTTCTGGTACACTTTCAAGAAATAATATATATTGTATTTAAGTATAAATAACCCCAAATGAATTCTTCTGTCATGGGTTCTTCTGTCATGTCAGAATTCTTTTGAGGGGGAGAGTGTCAGGGTGGTTTTTTTGAGGTTAGTATTTTTACTTTCTTCATCCTTGCTTTAGTGAGGATAacatttgcattaaaaatttTGCTAGGATAAGCCTATTTGAAGTGCTTACTACTTCCACAGTTATTCTCAGACACTggctgaattttatttttatagctgAGTGCAGCTCATGTATGTTCTGTTCTCACATTGTGCACAGATGCTTGTATTTCTGTTCTTGATGATTTAGGAATGCACTAGAAATTAAAGAGTTGGTCTCACTGTTGAACAGTCTTCAAagccaagaaaatattttgtgtcaTTTCCTTAATGGAGTCATAGTGAAGTaacctttttgttttttgtttttctaatgcAATAGAAATCAAAGGCGGAAGAAAAAATCAGATTGCGTATTTGAAAATATCAAAACTAGCATTGGCTTTTGCAATTATCCACTCAAAACCACCAGGGAAGAGTTCCAAAGAATACACAGAGTACCTTGCCAGAACTGTATCCGAGCAAGATTTTGGATGGAAATGGAAAGTGGAAGTGCTGGAAGCTGAAGTTCTTCGATTACGACAGGAACTTCTTTTGAACAGGATCTCTCCAAGATTCTGCTTGGAAAATAGTAAGTTCCTCAAATAATTTCTGGCTATGTTGCAATAGCAAGGAACCAGCTTTCATCTTGCCTGTACCATTTCTTTTACCTAGATGTGAGTCTTCAGTGtacagttttttgtttttcccaaaattctgaAGTAGTGGAACACTTAATTCATTTGTAATAGGATTGTGCTTGAGAATTTGATACTTATGCAGAATTTATATATTTAACCTTCAGAATCAATGTGTATTATACAAAATAATTGCAGACAAAAATTGTCAATACACAATGTTACTCTATAACCTTGGAAATACTAGTTTGTAACAGCTAGTTTACATTTACAGTTGGAACATGTCTTAAAGACATATTGCATATTTTTTAACTACCCTACagattttaaaatcagaatttaAACCTAAAGTGTTGGAAGCGCTGATCCCTAATATGCATAACAGGAAGGTAGGGCAGGCCAAGGGACTGCATGTCTGTTGTTTCTGAGAGTGTATTGAGACTGTGGATACTGTGAATGTTTTTTATGGCATATGATAAAATATTGTGAGTCCGGTATTACTGGATTCAGGAAATCTTTTAGtcaaagaagaataaaaaaaaaagatagtcTCAAACAGCACTGTTTCTCTGATTTGTGCATGTGTAGTAAGTCATGCTCAGTTCAAGATATCAGTGGCACTGTGTGAGATTGGAAATCAGGCAGTGGAGGATTTCTGCAGGCTCTGGGAAGATACTTTCCTGGGAGATGAGGTCAAAATGTTGTGGGCTGAAGAAAGTTAGTTCACTGCTGAGGGTGTCTGTAAAACCAAGATGTATAGCTAATGACCGGAGATTTTTAAAAGGTTCCCTGGTGGAAAACTTGATGAGGCTTTACCATACTGCTTTTGTACTGAAACAGTAGCATTTTTATTGCCATACCTAAAGATTTCTGATTTGTAATGTTGACTGATGGTCATTAGACTTCAGCTAGGAGCTCTAATGGTTTATGTATTTAATTAGTACAATAGACCTTTCTCTACAGAGAAGTGATTTAATGACTATTCTTACTTTTTTATTGTCTGTGTGTCTATTTTCTGCAACCTATTGCAAACATGACATTTAAGACTAAAAGTAACTTTTAAGATTCAGTTTTCAACAGGTGTCTCATGTTTTGAAGAACTGGCTACATATTATCAGGAGAAATTTATAAACATCTAATGTCTGGAGAGGATATTCTAATTTTAGATTAAGCAGAACACAGAAAACACTACCAATTAGCAAAACATAGCAAACAAGATCAATTCACTTGCAACTTCTGTGTTCTAATTTTTGAAAGATTCTCTAAACTGTAAATGTTAATTGTAAGATAGGCAAAGAACACTGTCCCTGGCAGATAACACCTCTTGCAAAGGATGTTAATTTTCATTACCCTCGTTACACTGAAGTTTGCTCACAGACTTAAAATGTGATAATCTTTTCTAATTTTAGATGTCTTACACCTGCACTCTTTCTGCTGTGTGCATTCATGGTTACAGTTCCACTGAAGACAACTGCTTGGTCTTGACTTTGAATAAAGAAAGCTATTTACTGGTAGCTGATGGAATATCTGCTGGTGAGATCTGTGCACACTTGGGCAAGTTGATGATGTATGTTAGTAGTAGAGCATCTGTGGTTGACATGTATGGGAAGATGGTTGTAGAAGCAAGGCCACTTGAAATAGGGGCCACTACACCACTGCCATCTTCTGCcccaagattaaaaaaaaacacctttcttGTGTGTTGTGTGCCTGTTCTGAGATTTTTCAAGCCTGCAGAGAATAGAAGCTAAAGGATGGCTACTGCTGAGATGAAAAGGGACAAGGAGCTTGAATCTAAGTAAGGAGAAAAAGTGGTAATAAGTGGTGTTTCAAGTGAAAGTACTATGGATCCATCAAGCCATTGTTATGGTTTCCCAGGTTTACCACCTAATATCACACCAGAGGTATGCTCTTTAGGGCTGAGGATGATTACTAGGATTGCTCTTACCACCAAGTAATCTGCAGATATGGatccttttctcttccttcactCATTTCTCCAGACTCATTTCTGGAGTTTGTGTTCTGCTTAAAATAATGCAGactcataaaaatatttcaaacccCCAGCCTTTCTATGGCTTTCTTCTGTTTTGATTAATGACTTTAGATACAGGAATATTTGGGTTTCACAAAATCCACCACCAGAAAATCTCATGCAGTAAGGATAAGACTGCATTTGTTCCTGCTGGTGCCTCTTGAGAACTGAAGAGTTTGAGTCCTTCAGCCAAGGTTCACTTTGCAGCTGTATATTCTCTGCTTTACATCCCAAATGTGAGAGCTTGCTTCTCCCACCTGCTATTTGTAATGACAGTAGTAGGTCTTTCATAGACTTCAGGAATGATTAGAAACTGCCCATGGAGTTTTATTTTCCCAATTTGAGAAATTTGTGAGCAGTTTTCTCCCTCCACATACAGTTGAACACAATACGGATGAGCTAATACATGAAGGATAAAGAACAGAGAatccattttttaaagaaatgatgCCTAAATTTCTATGTTTCACCTGAAGAGTTCTTTGTCCTCAGAGACACAAAAAAAGTTGTGAGTTCCTAACTTAGAGGGAGAAGCATGCTTTGCTGCAGGTAAACTGCTTGGTGGTATGAGTTCTTACAGATTAATGTGTTTTTTATGAAAGTGCAGGGTTGAGTATTCACTGACTGTGCTGTGTCTGGAAGGTACTTATTTTACTTACTATTCAGTTGCCTTTCTGGATACAAAGATTCTCTTCCTTGGTGGTGCTTTTGGCTGTACATCAATCATATGTGGAGAAGGAGAAGCGAATCTTTTTACAATTATCTGTTATTTTTCACCTTGACAGTATTGTCCTGACAGCTAAGTCCATAGgtagaaaaaaaagtcaaatctCATGTTAAATCAAAGTTTCATGCCTTTCTTTGATTCAGATTAAAATTTCACTGAAAGGAGGATAGAAACGTCTTGTTGTAATTTCAAGAATAAGCATTTAAAGTATTTAAGCATTCTGTTGTCACTTTTCTTTGGAGCAACAAGAAAAGATGAAGGTTCTTACAAAGCATTGATGAATTCATGGGTTCATGGATTGAAGCACCTGTCCTCTAAGACAAATTTCTACACTCTTTTAAGTTCATAAAATCAATGGTCATATTATTTCTTGGCAGGCTGTGTTAAAGAGCTCTAAAAAGCCTGCAGCTGTTACTCCAGCCCAAGAAGGCATAAATGCAGTATTCTACCCTTTTTTTGCCGAACATGTATTTTAGGAATGACAATTTAGAGGATAGATTAGGATAGGTTTATTACCTTGGTTGCTTCCAGCTGATACTCTTGAAGGTTCCAAATCGATTATCCGGGGTTTATGTTTAGCAAAACTTGTCTCACATATGTGTTCCTTTCTTAGCTTCACTTTCAAACTTGGTTCAAGTTAGTCCCTTCTTATGCAGTGGGTAGGAATTTGAACTGAACTGCTTGCTCctctaattaaaataaaaaccagattCTCTCCACCCTGTACCTTTTTAGAATTAGGTTACTCTTCCTTTTATAGGTAATTTACAGTGGAGCGTCTTCTGCCATGCCCTGGAGTTCCCTCCTGTTTTTAGCCTCCACAGTAGCACGTGCCAGCCACCCTACTACAGTGTGTCTCTGTGTTTAGGGAAATGCTGACCTCCGAGTCACACTGTGATTAACCTGAGTGTCTGATTTTTGACTGTATCCTGGGGCTGTGTTCCACCTTTCAGGATACTGTCCTATAAATTCTATTCCATGTCAAAGATGCAACTTGTATCTCTTTTGGGAATAAtacccagagaaaaaaagaattttttatcTCCCGCTTCACTTCTTAACTTGGTGTGTTTCTTGAGACATTTAATTGTACATGTGGAAAAGGGGAGCAGCTTCCTTTGTAGATTAGTATGACTGAAGACTCTTTGGTCTCATTTCTTGTCACTGTGAGCTGGAGCTAGCCAGCTCAACAGCTGAAGGAAAACTGATTATAAGCATTACACAGCTACAGTTTACCAGCAGCCTTGCTTTGGGACACAGAATTTGGCCTTCTCTTTTCTGTCTACTTCCCAGTAAGTCATGGCTTGGGAATTTCTTGCTCAAAAGGGAGAGGTAGATACTTGGTGCTCATCTTTTACCCGAGGATTTCCCTGGTAGGCAGAGACAGGATGAGGTACATCCTGCTTTGGTGATGGCAGGAAAGATCATGGtcagtcaaaatattttctgaataatTGGATTTCAAACTTCTGAAAGGGCAAAGCTCTCCATCATGGCTTAAGTAATATAGCTTGTGAtgtttcctctgcctccttACATTAAAAGGAGTGGTGAGAGAACATAATTGATAATAGATTTTTTAAGCTCATTTTCAAAGAGATACCAATCAGATTGATTCTGAAAGGTCAGACCAAAACCTGAAGATTTCCTCAGTGTGTTTGTTAGCTGCAGCCTCATAAAGGAGTCTTCCTTGTTAATGGGGTTAACAGCAGTCCACATCTGACTGAATAGTAATGATACAAACACATTAGTCTATTAGGGAAAACTATTTCCTTCACAGAAGGTAGATGAAATAGTGTGAAATGTTCACATATGTTGCAAATAGCACTTAGCAACAATTTTAGTTCCTATGACATAGTACTAAGGTAGAGGACTACAGACTAGAATTTCCAAGTTATGGTGGTATGTTTAAGGAAAAGCTATTTTTTCAGGTTGGCATGTTTAAATGAGCTGCTGTTACAGATTGCTGTGCCCTGTCATCACTTTCCTCCTCTGGTATTTGGAAGGAGTACAAAAGCATGACAATTGCAGAGGAGCTGTCAGCCTCTGAGGGTATCTTTTACTTCTTGCCTTTTCTATCTTCCTTTTTCTAAGGTCAGAGGATTCTCCATTGGGCAGCAGTCAACAGTTAATTTGATGTTGCCATGGAAGACagttctgattattttttcaggTGCTTAGGGATGTGATTTTTTTGCATAAAGACATTCTACCTTCCTACTTCTTGCTTCCCCATCCCTTGAGATAAAAATAGGTGTCTTTCTCTCCATTCAGATCCATAAGGGCAGTCCAGTGTGTCATGTCAGCATTTTTTCCTCTAAGGCTTAGGGGTGTCAGACAAACAGTACTTCAGAAATGTAATTTGACATCTTAAGTGTACTGGTGTACTCCCATGCATCTACAAGTGGTAATAATGCAAGTAGGCAGCATGGCAAGGAATGTCTCACAACCTAACaagtattttatgtttttatgaggagaagaaagaaattaaagcagATCTGTGAGATGGCAAAAATGAAGTTAAATTGTGTTTAGCACAGATTTATAGGAATATGGCTCTTGGAATATGATGATGAGATAAATCTGTTCTCCATAATTGTATTGACACAATGGGGAACTTTATGAAAGCTGAGGCCTTTTCAGGATAATTAAATAAGTTAATTTGCAATCTGTAAAAAGCACCAGCTGGAGTGTAATGATTCATTGAAATCTCAGAGTACTGCTCCTCCCATGGATAACAGGTCTGTTTTGGTTGTGGAAACTTTCTCCCTTTGAAAGCAGGTGCTGCATGTCTTATCTGATGGCATTGCAACAGCTGTTCTAAGCACGTAGTTGGGGCAAAAGGACCCAATAAACAACATTTTCTTCCAGATTTCTGTGTAAGGAACCCATTCAGAGGCAAAATCAACTCAATTTTTCCAGCAAGAgtttgttattattttattaattcattATAAGATGTGTAGTGATTATTAGGAATAAGATTCATAAAAGCAAGTGGGGTTCATAGATTAGTgtagattattttcttttcttctgggTAATGGAATGATCGTTTTGGGGAAAACTGAATGTATATGGTGAAAACCGGTTAAGAAGTGGCAATTAGGATCTTTTTGTCTTTAAGTCTACTGTGGGAAGCTAAGACTcaggcatttttttttcctggaaatacagaatcacagaatggtggaAGTTGGAAGGGACTGCTGAAGATCTACTTGAAGATCATCCAAGCCTCTTGTCAAGCATGGTCATCTAGAGCCAGTTGTGCAGGCCTGTGTCCAGACATTTTCTAAATATCTCTGAGAATGGAGATTTCAAAACTCTTTTGGACAACCTTAATCCAGCTCAACCTTAGAATCTAGTTCCTCAAGCAGATCTTTGTTTGCATCCTTCTGGATATATAGACAGAAAAGCTAAGCGTTTATACCATGTTGTATTCAAGAACAGCCATGTTTTTAGGAAGGTACATTTTAGCTGACTTCTTAAGGAATTTTAGCCTTCATCTCACTAAGTTGCATCTAGATCATTGCAGTCTTCATTGGCTGCCATTTCCTGTCTCTTAGCAAAGCCCAGTTTGTTTCATAATGCACAGCATTTTTAATAAGATATAATGCTTACAGTGTAGTACTACAGTTCAGTCAGGTAGTCTATTTAGAGATAACATTAATTCATTTAGTATTTTGAAATATCCCCTGTGTGGCTTAGAACTCACATTTCTGTCACATCATTGAGATGATCAATATTGTAAAGCTTGTCAGATCTTTTGTTGTCAGAGCTGCTTGGTGAGCATTAACTGACCCAAATCTGTATGTTTGTCACCTGATTATCTACCCTTTCATATCTTTACTGCAAGTTTGCTTTGTTTGACTCGAACTACAGAAGATTTGTGCTGTCATCCACAGAGATCCCTGAAAAATGAATGTTTATATCCTCAAAATCCTTCTCAGTTCTTGCTGAATTCTAAACATTTAGGTGCTTTATGTAAGCAAAATCCCTAACAAATTGAAGTATATGCTTCTAAGCCTTTAAAGAAGCACTTAAATCCTAGCACTGAACAATCTGACAATTTTAGTAAGTCCTATATTCATTTCTGTGAAATTATCCCTAAATGGGATAAAATATGTCAGCATGCACCTTTAGcattaaaaatcataaaaaggCACCTTGCATTCAAACAAAGGACTTTACTTTTCCAAGCCAGTTACAAAACAACCCCGATGGAGATGCAGAAGCGAAGTGTGGGATACAAGGCTTCTAAGACTTCTTATTTGGAGAATTCTAATAATATCTTAAATAATATTTTGGAATTGTTATTATGGAATAATGAAAATAGAAGTTTGGCTTGGTTCCAATGGGGTGCTAAACACATATGAGTTCATGAGGAGGGgacagtttttttttcttccaccaGTCAGCTTAGTAATGAAACCAGCAGAATAGAGGCAGAGTTACACAtgaaagaaaggcaaagaaaatgtATGGGATTTTAAATCAGAGAATAAACCTGATACATTGTTCATGGAAAGTGCACTTCAAACAAACCGAtcaatgaaaattaaatgaagAATAACAGAGCTCTGAAAAATGTAGATGTGAACATAATTTcaattacattttcatttccttttagAGGTTATTGACTGAACACCTACTTGGAAAGCAGAATCCTATGAatgtctcattttttttttctttcagaagtggAACTGAGAGTATCAACTGTAACTGAGTTTTAAGATAACTTTATATGTCTGATGTCAGTGGTTTTGATTTTCAAGTGATAATCCATGTGTCTGCTCATGAAATGAGGGAATATAAACAATGTCTAATGCTTGAAAGTGAAGTAAGTTTTTCTTTGCATAATTCAGATCATGTCTTCATTTTGCTTCTCACCTCTGCCACCTTCAAGCCAGTTTTCTGTTCTGCAGTCCCTGTTGGTGGTGAAACTGCAGGTAGATTAAGTTTTTCAGAGACTTGAAGATCATTTTACCATTTCACAGCAATTTCATCAGTTGAGGATCCTTCTTCCAAGTTTTAAATGTAGAACTACTTGTAGCATTTGGCCTTTCTCTTTCAAATGTTCTCCAGTCTGAGGTAGCCACCAGCATAGCGTCTTAATACATCATCTTCCACCACCCCAGCTCCTACTACACAGATCTTATACAAGCTGCCTCTTCTTATCTGCACTGGGTAGTGAGAGAATGTATGTTGGAGATGGTATTGACTTTGGTGTTTTCTAGAGCTCTGCTTCCTTAGGGCTAGCCGAAGGCTCCCTATTCTCTAATCCTGGGGCAGTGAGTTGGCATCTCACTGCCCTGATGAAAGCCTCTGTTTTGTGGTCCCACAGAAGTATGTAAGTTCTGAGTTCTAGTGCCTGCACACCTTACTGACACACTGTGCACTATGTAAGTCACTCCCTCATCCCTTGAGTGGCTTCTGATTTTCAGGCCATACTTTTTCTGCAGTAGTGGATATGTGTAGAGGGATGTGAGTTCTTTGTGGGACCACATCTTGCTTTGTTCGGGGCTCAGGatcttgctttgttttttagCTCAGGATCTTAGTTTAGTAAGAAACTTAAGTACTAAATAGAACTTAAGAACTTAAATATATCCTGAATTTGATGTGACAAATTTAAGGAGACTGTAAAATTGTTCACGACCAGATATTTCATTACTTATGGTATTGTAAAATTTGTGGTCACTTTATCACGCATACtaaattttcatatttcttgTTCTAATACACTTAGAGTCAAATGTTCTTGAAATTAGTATTTAAAGATCCTTGTTAGTCTGAGGCAGGCTTAATGCCATTTCTggtgttttgttgggtttttttactcgATAACCACATGGTGTGAGCATCAAGACTGCTTTCTCATTTGAATAGTAGGTAAGTACAAAGTAATGAGTTTAGcttctttcaagaaaaaaattacaagctATTTCTAGACATTTAGAGGGAAATAATGAGTATTTCCTGATGCGTTGTTATTTTTTACAACATAACTGCCACCTCCTCCCCAAATGACTAGAACATGTAAATGGCTTAACAATTTTAAGCATTTTGTATTATTCATTTAGCTGGAAATAAACTGATATTTGGGACTTACTGTAACAGGGTTTTCTGGAAGCTCATTGTGAAACAGGAGTTTGATACTGCAGTGGCTAGGAACCTAACCATAAATGCAATATTGTCTCCTAATAGAAGGAGTGTTTCATTGAATACCCTACCTCTTTTATTTGGGAACATCTTGAGTTTGGTTTTTATGGCTATTGCTGTACTattcttccctttttcttctaATTACTTCACCTTTCTTTCACCTCTTCagtgtttggcttttttttttccttttacactTCCACAAGAGAATCAGAAAACATATATATGGGGTTTTTGCACATAGTTCCTGCTTTGCTACTTCTGATATTAAATCCTCATGAACAATTTTCGTGTTGTCCCACGGGATTGAGAACAGGAACAAAATAACCATATAGTGGAACTCACAGTAGATGGATTCCCTGGAAGGGCATATTTTCCTTAAATGGCACCAAAAACcacttttcaatttttttttcttctgaaatgtgTTTTGCTCAAAACCCTAGGGAGAGAagacatgaaagatggattCCTGTTCTTGTTAGTCAGACCATGGGAGCTGTGCTTTActtctttgctttctttccGAGTTTGGGTATGCACGACATTTAGAAACAGTGTTAATGTATAAAATGCCAGGCTGGCCATAAATGTCCAGCTTTTCCTACCTCCTGGAAATGGCAGTTGATTTCCCTACAGTTAGCCCTTTATTTTAAGTCACTTGGTGCCAATACTGTGCAATTTCAAATATGTCTGAATGTTAAAAACATGAAACTTaactttataaataaataaaccatgTTCCTAGTTTTGATCTTGATAATAGTACTTTGATTTGTACTGGTATGTTTTCAGAGACTGAATTGATGGTCAGAATTTTGTTTGAAATGGTGAATTTAATGAAGTCCATATTAAAATTTTTGAGTAGTGTTTTATTAAGATACAGAATACTGTAGGTTGCTGTTAGGGATGTTTTCTGtgtgaaaaatgctttttttaacTTCCTATGAAATATCTATTTCCTGTATGGCCAAATCATCtataatttgttttaattaatttaagtGGAATATGGTACTGCTTGGGATAATTGTGGATCCCATGAACAGTATAGGCAAGTTTTCCAAGACTGAGAGGGGAAGCAGTTTGTGACTCTGCCCCTCTACgcagggctgggccaggagTTGGTCCGATGGGGTTCAAGCTTTGCCTCATGGCACTGAGATGTTTATGGGTGTTGGTCTTCCACTTCACTTCTCTGTTTTGGCTGTGATCTTTTGGCATAGATAGCATGTAGAACAGGTGTCTTTTGTCACCTAGAGCTGAGTTTTATGTCAAGAGGCATTACcttaaatgtatttaatttgTGAAATGGGATGAAGGAGATTCTACAGTAGCACACGGAAGTAATTTATTGGTGTGAATGTACTGTATACTTTTGTAATGTAGTTTGTGTGTCTTTGAAGGAGATGGTGTGAGATAGGTGATGACTGAAGGAGCTTTTGATTCTGAAATGTTCCTCTTtgttaaataatgaaaaaatcaaACCTAATGTTCTGTTCAACTGTGACTGTTGTTAGAATTTCCTGCCTGACTGGGGAGAGAGAGTATACATAAAGAAGAATTTTTTATTTGATGCAGTTATAGTAACAGATTTTCACTGCCTTTTAAAAGCAGTCTgaattttttagaaaaaaagcagtgaaaatgTTTGGAGGACCAGGAATTTACATGCATTTTCTTCCCTGGAAATTAATGGGAGTACAGATattcacttaattttttttgtttatgtcTACTTAAATTATATCTAGGAAAACTCAAAATTCCTGTTCATATTACTATAAGTATAAAACATCTTGTTCACAAATAGACATTAACTTCTGAAATGTTtgactttaattaaaaaatatcttcttCCACAGCTAAATTCTAGTCATGGGAAGTTCTTGGGGAACCCAGATACACATGTATTACACGAATTTTGCATGGAAGCAAAAAGGAGAAAGTATATATGGAAATTTCAATAAGCATGTATTTAAGCATTGCACAAATGTAATTTTCATGTTTGCATTTCAGGACAACAGGATACCTCTGCTGAAACTCTTCTGGGTCAGGAATCTATAAACCCTACAAGTTACTCAAGCCAGCTAGAAGACTCTGGATGTGATGTCTGTAATGACTCTGCATTTGATTCTTTAGGCATAGCTTCAGATTTTCACCAATCTGAGCACAATGTCAACACTTCTAAACCTTGGTTGGAAAGAGTTCCCCCATTGAATCTTTGCCACACTAGCAAGGAGCAATCTCTGACTGCTCCAGTGCATTTTTTGCAACGTTTGcttgaaataagaaaactgTCAGAAGGAGGAATTCTTCAAGCAGACTTCTCAGAGCTTGAGAATGATTCTTTCACCATATGCAATTCCGTGTCTCAGTTGCTTGATGGACTGACTTTTTTTTACAACAGTCCTAAATTCCCAACTCCACGTTTCCTTACTGAAGGAGTTTGTGTTTTTCTCAGTTTAATAACTGATACTAAATTATCGAATCATGTTTTGAAGAAATGTTTCAAGAAGATAGAAGAATTTATGAAAAAtttaattcaaattattttaagaaacaGGAATGTCAATAGGGTAAGTTTGAAACTTTCCTTCTTGCCTATCCCACTTCCGCATACTATAATATTCTCCTGATTTTATACACTTTTAAAATACCAGTTTATCTTATATTTTGAAGAGCACCAgagatttttgtgattttttttcagcaatatggataataaatgaagcacttgAAAAAAGTTCTTGCTCATGCATGCAAGAACTTTTAGCCTATTTCCAAGTATAGGACTTCTAAATTACTgataaaaatgcagtttaaagCAACTTTATAGATAATATGCAGGAAAAACACATTGTTTCTCTTGCTATATGGAGATACACTGTAGATATTCATTTATATGTAATGAACTTCTATTCTTTCTTGAACATCTAAATAAAATAGTTTGTTTGCTTCAGATATCCATCATTCTCTAGCTACTTGcaaatttgtgttttaaaaatatataagcaAATGAGTgaagagttaaaaaataaacaagtagGACTGAACTGCATTTTGTTTGTATTCATCGGTGTGTGTTGTTCCTTGTATCATCTTGTTAATTTCCTCATTCAACTGAAATATCCCTGTCTTTGTTCATAAGATGCCCTACAGGTAGTGAATTTCATTGCCTGTTTCAggatttttagtttttattcTGGATTTTCTAATATCTTGTAATGACATGATGGTGGTATTTTTTGACACTTAAAGGTACCAATTTAGTGTCCCCATGTAGGTAACTATGCTACCATAAGAGCAAATGATCTTATCCCTGTAATCTTTGGAGCCTA
The genomic region above belongs to Passer domesticus isolate bPasDom1 chromosome 3, bPasDom1.hap1, whole genome shotgun sequence and contains:
- the MEI4 gene encoding meiosis-specific protein MEI4 isoform X4, which produces MFQCHVLSEIKGGRKNQIAYLKISKLALAFAIIHSKPPGKSSKEYTEYLARTVSEQDFGWKWKVEVLEAEVLRLRQELLLNRISPRFCLENRQQDTSAETLLGQESINPTSYSSQLEDSGCDVCNDSAFDSLGIASDFHQSEHNVNTSKPWLERVPPLNLCHTSKEQSLTAPVHFLQRLLEIRKLSEGGILQADFSELENDSFTICNSVSQLLDGLTFFYNSPKFPTPRFLTEGVCVFLSLITDTKLSNHVLKKCFKKIEEFMKNLIQIILRNRNVNRFQALHSVSETLGLLGRNNILRNSLISLLLSGVRQFAEQLLQAHQVQSVYDITQYENIFLLCMILEQLLQNETEENNISSSDYGGEEKIKFLKNLDQVILHLSDEFPLFSLYLWRVSVLLNSGQMQID
- the MEI4 gene encoding meiosis-specific protein MEI4 isoform X3, which encodes MARMGFHCSFLHEIKGGRKNQIAYLKISKLALAFAIIHSKPPGKSSKEYTEYLARTVSEQDFGWKWKVEVLEAEVLRLRQELLLNRISPRFCLENRQQDTSAETLLGQESINPTSYSSQLEDSGCDVCNDSAFDSLGIASDFHQSEHNVNTSKPWLERVPPLNLCHTSKEQSLTAPVHFLQRLLEIRKLSEGGILQADFSELENDSFTICNSVSQLLDGLTFFYNSPKFPTPRFLTEGVCVFLSLITDTKLSNHVLKKCFKKIEEFMKNLIQIILRNRNVNRFQALHSVSETLGLLGRNNILRNSLISLLLSGVRQFAEQLLQAHQVQSVYDITQYENIFLLCMILEQLLQNETEENNISSSDYGGEEKIKFLKNLDQVILHLSDEFPLFSLYLWRVSVLLNSGQMQID
- the MEI4 gene encoding meiosis-specific protein MEI4 isoform X5, translating into MQISFEEIKGGRKNQIAYLKISKLALAFAIIHSKPPGKSSKEYTEYLARTVSEQDFGWKWKVEVLEAEVLRLRQELLLNRISPRFCLENRQQDTSAETLLGQESINPTSYSSQLEDSGCDVCNDSAFDSLGIASDFHQSEHNVNTSKPWLERVPPLNLCHTSKEQSLTAPVHFLQRLLEIRKLSEGGILQADFSELENDSFTICNSVSQLLDGLTFFYNSPKFPTPRFLTEGVCVFLSLITDTKLSNHVLKKCFKKIEEFMKNLIQIILRNRNVNRFQALHSVSETLGLLGRNNILRNSLISLLLSGVRQFAEQLLQAHQVQSVYDITQYENIFLLCMILEQLLQNETEENNISSSDYGGEEKIKFLKNLDQVILHLSDEFPLFSLYLWRVSVLLNSGQMQID
- the MEI4 gene encoding meiosis-specific protein MEI4 isoform X2; translation: MELAMARSTRGAAAEIKGGRKNQIAYLKISKLALAFAIIHSKPPGKSSKEYTEYLARTVSEQDFGWKWKVEVLEAEVLRLRQELLLNRISPRFCLENRQQDTSAETLLGQESINPTSYSSQLEDSGCDVCNDSAFDSLGIASDFHQSEHNVNTSKPWLERVPPLNLCHTSKEQSLTAPVHFLQRLLEIRKLSEGGILQADFSELENDSFTICNSVSQLLDGLTFFYNSPKFPTPRFLTEGVCVFLSLITDTKLSNHVLKKCFKKIEEFMKNLIQIILRNRNVNRFQALHSVSETLGLLGRNNILRNSLISLLLSGVRQFAEQLLQAHQVQSVYDITQYENIFLLCMILEQLLQNETEENNISSSDYGGEEKIKFLKNLDQVILHLSDEFPLFSLYLWRVSVLLNSGQMQID
- the MEI4 gene encoding meiosis-specific protein MEI4 isoform X6; its protein translation is MCLLTMETPTQGISFLLLRQSGTRISTTYMFQCHVLSEIKGGRKNQIAYLKISKLALAFAIIHSKPPGKSSKEYTEYLARTVSEQDFGWKWKVEVLEAEVLRLRQELLLNRISPRFCLENRQQDTSAETLLGQESINPTSYSSQLEDSGCDVCNDSAFDSLGIASDFHQSEHNVNTSKPWLERVPPLNLCHTSKEQSLTAPVHFLQRLLEIRKLSEGGILQADFSELENDSFTICNSVSQLLDGLTFFYNSPKFPTPRFLTEGVCVFLSLITDTKLSNHVLKKCFKKIEEFMKNLIQIILRNRNVNRVQSVYDITQYENIFLLCMILEQLLQNETEENNISSSDYGGEEKIKFLKNLDQVILHLSDEFPLFSLYLWRVSVLLNSGQMQID